A section of the Virgibacillus sp. NKC19-3 genome encodes:
- a CDS encoding rhodanese-like domain-containing protein — protein MGHINEIIPNELENRMKKENDLVVIDVREDEEVAQGMIDNAKHIPLAKIPELKDDLDQSKHYVFVCRSGRRSMKAASFMDEQGYRVSNMAGGMLKWEGEVVV, from the coding sequence ATGGGACATATAAATGAGATCATACCAAATGAATTGGAAAATCGTATGAAAAAGGAAAATGATTTAGTTGTGATCGATGTACGAGAAGATGAAGAAGTTGCTCAGGGAATGATTGATAATGCAAAACATATTCCATTAGCTAAAATTCCTGAGTTAAAGGATGATTTAGATCAAAGTAAACATTATGTTTTTGTATGCAGATCAGGGAGAAGAAGTATGAAAGCAGCCTCTTTTATGGATGAACAAGGTTATCGGGTTTCAAATATGGCTGGAGGCATGCTTAAATGGGAAGGGGAAGTTGTTGTATAA